The sequence ATAGCAGTGCAAACAGGCGCTGGCCATCGAAGAGTCTGTTTTGGCCAAAAGCGCTGCGAAAAAGCTCGCTGGCCCTTGCTTGCTCCTCGGCGCTGTAGTCGCGGTAGGGAGCAAGCGTAGCATCAGCGCCGGTCAGAATGATCTCAAGGACAGTCGCGTCGGGGTGGTAGATCGCATGGCGATCCATCTGCGACGGTTGAAACCAGCCGATCCCTTGTCTTTGAATATGTACGGGCGCCGACTCTGGCGACCGACCACGACGTTCAACAAGCCCGGAAGTAGGCCATTCGTAGCCCAGAATCAGCGCGGCCATCGTCGACTTGCCGGCGCCATTGGGTCCCAGAAACGTCCAGTGCTCGCCGCTGTGCAACGACCAATTGATCTTACTCAGGATCGCCGTCTCGCCCCGCTGGAAGCTCAAGTCGTGCAGCTCAAGCAGAGCCCCGGACATTAGGACTTACTCCGAAATCCCTGTTCCAGATCCGCAGTAAGCTTCTTAAACTGCTCTTCGTTGGAGATATTCAATAGATCCAGAGCTTCAGCTTCCAGCGAGTAATAGTCCGCCTGCCCGAGGATAGCCGCATTCAAGGCGACGCCGGCGTACACTGGCCAAACCCATTCGACCTCCTCCTGCGGCGCGGCAAGCGGCCGAAACTGATAGCGGATACAGGAAACAATTTGTTCCGGAAATTGCCATTTCTCGCCCATAAAGGCGCCGATTTCCGCATGACTGATGCCAAGCAAACTTTCCTCCAGAACGCTTGGATTTCGAATCCGTCCCGAGTTCACAGCTCGAGTAATCGTTTTCCATACTTCCGGGCGCAGCGCAACCAGTACGATCCGCCCCAGCTGGCTGAGCAGACCGGCCACAGCGGCCATATCTTGAGCCTGCTGTTTGCCGCGACTGACCCGTCTTGCAATCCAGGAAATGCGATTGGATTCCTCCCAAATTTGCTCCAGATCCTTGATGCGGTATTGTCGTTCCAGTACGTTGCGCGCCCCGGTCACAAGCAGGATATTGCGAATGACGTTGATTCCCAGAACCTTGACCGCCTCTGCGATACCGGGGTTGCGGTTGTAGCGAATATAGCCTGCGGAATGCACCAGTCGAAGCACTTCAGCGGTGAGCGACGGATCCCTGGATATCTCGCCGGCAATTACCTGCATGGAAGCCCCATCTGAATCACAAAGCTGCATGATGCGGCTCACATGTTCCGGATAGGCTGGGAGCGACTCGATCTCCTTCTCGATTCGATTGTAGAAATCTTGCTCGAAACCCTTGCTGCGTAATGGCAACGGAATGCGAAGTTCATTGATGGTAACGCCGTCCTTGGATTGCAGGCGATAGTTCTCGGCTTGTATGCCTGCGTTTTCCAGCAAGGACAGAATCAGGAAGATCCCAAGGCCTGCGCCCTCCGATTCGTCGCGGAGCTCGGAAAAAGCCTTATTGATGTCCCGATACTTCAGATAGCTTTGGATGCGCGACTTGATTCGAT is a genomic window of Leptospirales bacterium containing:
- a CDS encoding ATP-binding cassette domain-containing protein; protein product: MSGALLELHDLSFQRGETAILSKINWSLHSGEHWTFLGPNGAGKSTMAALILGYEWPTSGLVERRGRSPESAPVHIQRQGIGWFQPSQMDRHAIYHPDATVLEIILTGADATLAPYRDYSAEEQARASELFRSAFGQNRLFDGQRLFALLSTGERRKTLLLRALMAVPWLLLLDEPYESLDLPSRYELEMLLSRHAADRFQVINIVHRVDEIPAFCTHVLMLKAGRVYAQGPIDQVLNSETLSELYGLPLQLHRNGRRFATTWRESS
- a CDS encoding HDOD domain-containing protein, whose amino-acid sequence is MPAIPLLRSGRELERILAGERVVLEYPPVADKQIQFIAGFVFRLLAHFNVGFLSELTLVCLREIFANCSKANAKRIYFDEKGLKLGDAVEYQRGMRHFSADVLSEWDSYQHRRLQSNYYIRFSVVANASEILFQVENNVQILPVEWDRIKSRIQSYLKYRDINKAFSELRDESEGAGLGIFLILSLLENAGIQAENYRLQSKDGVTINELRIPLPLRSKGFEQDFYNRIEKEIESLPAYPEHVSRIMQLCDSDGASMQVIAGEISRDPSLTAEVLRLVHSAGYIRYNRNPGIAEAVKVLGINVIRNILLVTGARNVLERQYRIKDLEQIWEESNRISWIARRVSRGKQQAQDMAAVAGLLSQLGRIVLVALRPEVWKTITRAVNSGRIRNPSVLEESLLGISHAEIGAFMGEKWQFPEQIVSCIRYQFRPLAAPQEEVEWVWPVYAGVALNAAILGQADYYSLEAEALDLLNISNEEQFKKLTADLEQGFRSKS